From Triticum aestivum cultivar Chinese Spring chromosome 4A, IWGSC CS RefSeq v2.1, whole genome shotgun sequence, a single genomic window includes:
- the LOC123087695 gene encoding shaggy-related protein kinase kappa isoform X4 → MAYSGQRHAGAAGSSSRQGNGLKGQASSVEFLGRGMVGMQLRDAKPDDADDERDNEPDVVADSGSEAGQIIATTIRGRNGLPKQSVSYIAEHVVGTGSFGVVFQAKCRETGEVVAIKKVLQDKRYKNRELQIMHMLDHPNIVGLKHYFFSTTERNELYLNLVLEFVPETVNRMARQYNRMNQRVPLIYVKLYTYQICRALAYIHNCVGICHRDIKPQNVLVNPHTHQLKICDFGSAKVLVKGEPNISYICSRYYRAPELIFGATEYTTAIDLWSTGCVMAKLLLGQPLFPGESGVDQLVEIIKVLGTPTREEIKCMNPNYTEFKFPQIKAHPWHKVFQKKLPPEAMDLVSRFLQYSPDLRCTAMEACMHPFFDELRDPNTRLPNGRPLPPLFNFRSQELNGIPPEVVERLVPEHARRQNLFMALRT, encoded by the exons ATGGCGTATTCTGGGCAGAGGCATGCCGGTGCCGCCGGGAGCTCGTCGCGGCAGGGGAATGGCTTGAAGGGGCAGGCCAGCTCAGTCGAGTTCCTGGGAAGGGGGATGGTGGGGATGCAGCTCAGAGATGCAAAGCCAGatgatgctgatgatgaaagg GACAATGAGCCAGATGTGGTTGCAGATTCTGGTTCTGAAGCTGGTCAAATAATTGCAACCACAATCCGTGGTCGAAATGGTCTGCCTAAACAG TCCGTCAGTTATATTGCTGAACATGTGGTTGGAACTGGTTCTTTTGGGGTTGTATTTCAG GCGAAATGTCGAGAAACAGGAGAAGTCGTTGCCATCAAAAAGGTTCTTCAAGATAAGCGTTACAAAAACAGGGAATTGCAAATTATGCATATGCTTGACCATCCGAACATTGTTGGTCTTAAGCATTACTTCTTCTCAACCACTGAAAGGAATGAGCTTTATCTTAATCTTGTCCTTGAGTTCGTTCCAGAGACAGTAAACCGGATGGCAAGACAGTACAACAGAATGAATCAAAGAGTGCCCCTCATTTATGTCAAACTATACACTTATCAG ATATGTCGAGCACTTGCTTATATACACAACTGTGTTGGCATCTGCCACCGTGATATCAAACCACAGAACGTTCTC GTTAACCCACATACACACCAGCTTAAAATATGTGATTTTGGCAGTGCAAAGGTCTTG GTCAAGGGAGAGCCAAATATCTCCTACATATGCTCAAGATACTACCGAGCACCAGAACTCATATTTGGTGCAACTGAATATACTACGGCCATTGATTTGTGGTCCACAGGCTGTGTCATGGCAAAGCTGCTTCTTGGACAG CCTCTTTTTCCTGGGGAAAGTGGAGTTGATCAGCTGGTTGAGATTATCAAG GTCTTGGgtactccaacaagggaagagatCAAGTGCATGAATCCAAACTACACGGAGTTCAAGTTCCCACAAATTAAGGCTCACCCATGGCACAAG GTTTTTCAGAAAAAGCTTCCACCTGAAGCAATGGACCTTGTCAGCAGGTTTCTCCAATACTCGCCAGATCTTCGGTGCACTGCT ATGGAAGCCTGCATGCACCCGTTCTTTGACGAGTTGAGAGATCCAAACACCCGTCTACCTAACGGCCGCCCTCTACCTCCCCTCTTCAACTTCAGATCTCAAG AGCTAAACGGTATACCTCCAGAAGTCGTCGAGCGCCTGGTTCCGGAGCACGCGAGAAGGCAGAACCTGTTCATGGCGCTCCGCACCTAG
- the LOC123087695 gene encoding shaggy-related protein kinase kappa isoform X3, whose product MAYSGQRHAGAAGSSSRQGNGLKGQASSVEFLGRGMVGMQLRDAKPDDADDERDNEPDVVADSGSEAGQIIATTIRGRNGLPKQVKSVSYIAEHVVGTGSFGVVFQAKCRETGEVVAIKKVLQDKRYKNRELQIMHMLDHPNIVGLKHYFFSTTERNELYLNLVLEFVPETVNRMARQYNRMNQRVPLIYVKLYTYQICRALAYIHNCVGICHRDIKPQNVLVNPHTHQLKICDFGSAKVLVKGEPNISYICSRYYRAPELIFGATEYTTAIDLWSTGCVMAKLLLGQPLFPGESGVDQLVEIIKVLGTPTREEIKCMNPNYTEFKFPQIKAHPWHKVFQKKLPPEAMDLVSRFLQYSPDLRCTAMEACMHPFFDELRDPNTRLPNGRPLPPLFNFRSQELNGIPPEVVERLVPEHARRQNLFMALRT is encoded by the exons ATGGCGTATTCTGGGCAGAGGCATGCCGGTGCCGCCGGGAGCTCGTCGCGGCAGGGGAATGGCTTGAAGGGGCAGGCCAGCTCAGTCGAGTTCCTGGGAAGGGGGATGGTGGGGATGCAGCTCAGAGATGCAAAGCCAGatgatgctgatgatgaaagg GACAATGAGCCAGATGTGGTTGCAGATTCTGGTTCTGAAGCTGGTCAAATAATTGCAACCACAATCCGTGGTCGAAATGGTCTGCCTAAACAGGTAAAG TCCGTCAGTTATATTGCTGAACATGTGGTTGGAACTGGTTCTTTTGGGGTTGTATTTCAG GCGAAATGTCGAGAAACAGGAGAAGTCGTTGCCATCAAAAAGGTTCTTCAAGATAAGCGTTACAAAAACAGGGAATTGCAAATTATGCATATGCTTGACCATCCGAACATTGTTGGTCTTAAGCATTACTTCTTCTCAACCACTGAAAGGAATGAGCTTTATCTTAATCTTGTCCTTGAGTTCGTTCCAGAGACAGTAAACCGGATGGCAAGACAGTACAACAGAATGAATCAAAGAGTGCCCCTCATTTATGTCAAACTATACACTTATCAG ATATGTCGAGCACTTGCTTATATACACAACTGTGTTGGCATCTGCCACCGTGATATCAAACCACAGAACGTTCTC GTTAACCCACATACACACCAGCTTAAAATATGTGATTTTGGCAGTGCAAAGGTCTTG GTCAAGGGAGAGCCAAATATCTCCTACATATGCTCAAGATACTACCGAGCACCAGAACTCATATTTGGTGCAACTGAATATACTACGGCCATTGATTTGTGGTCCACAGGCTGTGTCATGGCAAAGCTGCTTCTTGGACAG CCTCTTTTTCCTGGGGAAAGTGGAGTTGATCAGCTGGTTGAGATTATCAAG GTCTTGGgtactccaacaagggaagagatCAAGTGCATGAATCCAAACTACACGGAGTTCAAGTTCCCACAAATTAAGGCTCACCCATGGCACAAG GTTTTTCAGAAAAAGCTTCCACCTGAAGCAATGGACCTTGTCAGCAGGTTTCTCCAATACTCGCCAGATCTTCGGTGCACTGCT ATGGAAGCCTGCATGCACCCGTTCTTTGACGAGTTGAGAGATCCAAACACCCGTCTACCTAACGGCCGCCCTCTACCTCCCCTCTTCAACTTCAGATCTCAAG AGCTAAACGGTATACCTCCAGAAGTCGTCGAGCGCCTGGTTCCGGAGCACGCGAGAAGGCAGAACCTGTTCATGGCGCTCCGCACCTAG
- the LOC123087695 gene encoding shaggy-related protein kinase kappa isoform X1, with the protein MAYSGQRHAGAAGSSSRQGNGLKGQASSVEFLGRGMVGMQLRDAKPDDADDERDNEPDVVADSGSEAGQIIATTIRGRNGLPKQVKSVSYIAEHVVGTGSFGVVFQAKCRETGEVVAIKKVLQDKRYKNRELQIMHMLDHPNIVGLKHYFFSTTERNELYLNLVLEFVPETVNRMARQYNRMNQRVPLIYVKLYTYQICRALAYIHNCVGICHRDIKPQNVLVNPHTHQLKICDFGSAKVLVKGEPNISYICSRYYRAPELIFGATEYTTAIDLWSTGCVMAKLLLGQPLFPGESGVDQLVEIIKSALQVLGTPTREEIKCMNPNYTEFKFPQIKAHPWHKVFQKKLPPEAMDLVSRFLQYSPDLRCTAMEACMHPFFDELRDPNTRLPNGRPLPPLFNFRSQELNGIPPEVVERLVPEHARRQNLFMALRT; encoded by the exons ATGGCGTATTCTGGGCAGAGGCATGCCGGTGCCGCCGGGAGCTCGTCGCGGCAGGGGAATGGCTTGAAGGGGCAGGCCAGCTCAGTCGAGTTCCTGGGAAGGGGGATGGTGGGGATGCAGCTCAGAGATGCAAAGCCAGatgatgctgatgatgaaagg GACAATGAGCCAGATGTGGTTGCAGATTCTGGTTCTGAAGCTGGTCAAATAATTGCAACCACAATCCGTGGTCGAAATGGTCTGCCTAAACAGGTAAAG TCCGTCAGTTATATTGCTGAACATGTGGTTGGAACTGGTTCTTTTGGGGTTGTATTTCAG GCGAAATGTCGAGAAACAGGAGAAGTCGTTGCCATCAAAAAGGTTCTTCAAGATAAGCGTTACAAAAACAGGGAATTGCAAATTATGCATATGCTTGACCATCCGAACATTGTTGGTCTTAAGCATTACTTCTTCTCAACCACTGAAAGGAATGAGCTTTATCTTAATCTTGTCCTTGAGTTCGTTCCAGAGACAGTAAACCGGATGGCAAGACAGTACAACAGAATGAATCAAAGAGTGCCCCTCATTTATGTCAAACTATACACTTATCAG ATATGTCGAGCACTTGCTTATATACACAACTGTGTTGGCATCTGCCACCGTGATATCAAACCACAGAACGTTCTC GTTAACCCACATACACACCAGCTTAAAATATGTGATTTTGGCAGTGCAAAGGTCTTG GTCAAGGGAGAGCCAAATATCTCCTACATATGCTCAAGATACTACCGAGCACCAGAACTCATATTTGGTGCAACTGAATATACTACGGCCATTGATTTGTGGTCCACAGGCTGTGTCATGGCAAAGCTGCTTCTTGGACAG CCTCTTTTTCCTGGGGAAAGTGGAGTTGATCAGCTGGTTGAGATTATCAAG TCTGCCTTGCAGGTCTTGGgtactccaacaagggaagagatCAAGTGCATGAATCCAAACTACACGGAGTTCAAGTTCCCACAAATTAAGGCTCACCCATGGCACAAG GTTTTTCAGAAAAAGCTTCCACCTGAAGCAATGGACCTTGTCAGCAGGTTTCTCCAATACTCGCCAGATCTTCGGTGCACTGCT ATGGAAGCCTGCATGCACCCGTTCTTTGACGAGTTGAGAGATCCAAACACCCGTCTACCTAACGGCCGCCCTCTACCTCCCCTCTTCAACTTCAGATCTCAAG AGCTAAACGGTATACCTCCAGAAGTCGTCGAGCGCCTGGTTCCGGAGCACGCGAGAAGGCAGAACCTGTTCATGGCGCTCCGCACCTAG
- the LOC123087695 gene encoding shaggy-related protein kinase kappa isoform X2 encodes MAYSGQRHAGAAGSSSRQGNGLKGQASSVEFLGRGMVGMQLRDAKPDDADDERDNEPDVVADSGSEAGQIIATTIRGRNGLPKQSVSYIAEHVVGTGSFGVVFQAKCRETGEVVAIKKVLQDKRYKNRELQIMHMLDHPNIVGLKHYFFSTTERNELYLNLVLEFVPETVNRMARQYNRMNQRVPLIYVKLYTYQICRALAYIHNCVGICHRDIKPQNVLVNPHTHQLKICDFGSAKVLVKGEPNISYICSRYYRAPELIFGATEYTTAIDLWSTGCVMAKLLLGQPLFPGESGVDQLVEIIKSALQVLGTPTREEIKCMNPNYTEFKFPQIKAHPWHKVFQKKLPPEAMDLVSRFLQYSPDLRCTAMEACMHPFFDELRDPNTRLPNGRPLPPLFNFRSQELNGIPPEVVERLVPEHARRQNLFMALRT; translated from the exons ATGGCGTATTCTGGGCAGAGGCATGCCGGTGCCGCCGGGAGCTCGTCGCGGCAGGGGAATGGCTTGAAGGGGCAGGCCAGCTCAGTCGAGTTCCTGGGAAGGGGGATGGTGGGGATGCAGCTCAGAGATGCAAAGCCAGatgatgctgatgatgaaagg GACAATGAGCCAGATGTGGTTGCAGATTCTGGTTCTGAAGCTGGTCAAATAATTGCAACCACAATCCGTGGTCGAAATGGTCTGCCTAAACAG TCCGTCAGTTATATTGCTGAACATGTGGTTGGAACTGGTTCTTTTGGGGTTGTATTTCAG GCGAAATGTCGAGAAACAGGAGAAGTCGTTGCCATCAAAAAGGTTCTTCAAGATAAGCGTTACAAAAACAGGGAATTGCAAATTATGCATATGCTTGACCATCCGAACATTGTTGGTCTTAAGCATTACTTCTTCTCAACCACTGAAAGGAATGAGCTTTATCTTAATCTTGTCCTTGAGTTCGTTCCAGAGACAGTAAACCGGATGGCAAGACAGTACAACAGAATGAATCAAAGAGTGCCCCTCATTTATGTCAAACTATACACTTATCAG ATATGTCGAGCACTTGCTTATATACACAACTGTGTTGGCATCTGCCACCGTGATATCAAACCACAGAACGTTCTC GTTAACCCACATACACACCAGCTTAAAATATGTGATTTTGGCAGTGCAAAGGTCTTG GTCAAGGGAGAGCCAAATATCTCCTACATATGCTCAAGATACTACCGAGCACCAGAACTCATATTTGGTGCAACTGAATATACTACGGCCATTGATTTGTGGTCCACAGGCTGTGTCATGGCAAAGCTGCTTCTTGGACAG CCTCTTTTTCCTGGGGAAAGTGGAGTTGATCAGCTGGTTGAGATTATCAAG TCTGCCTTGCAGGTCTTGGgtactccaacaagggaagagatCAAGTGCATGAATCCAAACTACACGGAGTTCAAGTTCCCACAAATTAAGGCTCACCCATGGCACAAG GTTTTTCAGAAAAAGCTTCCACCTGAAGCAATGGACCTTGTCAGCAGGTTTCTCCAATACTCGCCAGATCTTCGGTGCACTGCT ATGGAAGCCTGCATGCACCCGTTCTTTGACGAGTTGAGAGATCCAAACACCCGTCTACCTAACGGCCGCCCTCTACCTCCCCTCTTCAACTTCAGATCTCAAG AGCTAAACGGTATACCTCCAGAAGTCGTCGAGCGCCTGGTTCCGGAGCACGCGAGAAGGCAGAACCTGTTCATGGCGCTCCGCACCTAG